The following coding sequences lie in one Glycine max cultivar Williams 82 chromosome 19, Glycine_max_v4.0, whole genome shotgun sequence genomic window:
- the LOC102664054 gene encoding enolase 1, chloroplastic, translating into MALCLSRNQADVDAIMLEIDGTPNKSKLGANAILGVSLSVCRIGAGAKGVPLYRHIQEISGTKELVMPVPAFNVINKGSHARNNLAMQEFMILPVGATSFAEALRTGSEVYHVLKGIIKEKYVQHACNVEDEGGFAPNVQDNREGLVLLMDAIEKAGYAGFGSC; encoded by the exons ATGGCTCTGTGTTTGTCAAGGAATCAAGCTGATGTTGATGCTATTATGCTGGAAATTGATGGAACTCCTAACAAATCAAAACTAGGGGCTAATGCAATATTGGGAGTTTCGCTGAGTGTATGTAGAATTGGTGCAGGGGCAAAGGGAGTGCCCTTGTACAGGCACATCCAGGAGATTTCAGGAACAAAAGAACTTGTTATGCCAGTTCCAGCTTTCAATGTTATAAATAAGGGTAGTCATGCTAGGAATAATCTGGCTATGCAAGAGTTTATGATACTACCAGTTGGAGCAACTTCATTTGCTGAGGCTCTCCGCACGGGCAGTGAAG TTTATCATGTATTAAAGGGAATAATCAAGGAAAAATATGTCCAACATGCATGTAAtgttgaagatgaaggagggtTTGCTCCCAATGTTCAAGATAACAGGGAGGGGCTTGTTTTACTCATGGATGCCATTGAGAAGGCTGGTTATGCTGGCTTTGGAAGCTGTTGA